The Simkaniaceae bacterium genome contains a region encoding:
- a CDS encoding phosphodiester glycosidase family protein, producing the protein MKGRWVLLFFLPLISLFSREGLEYQHIEIPLSSSALSFILGSQSVHIIKVNPDLYQINPAKALGRQTALSISRRLGAWAAVNGGFFKIGGAVDGLAAGALKIGEWYALPSKPRGAIGWSSKRQKPRIDCLLATAQVCSEKMVVPIDGLNRPRKEGEAILFNSRYHQTTLTDRDGEELVIVNGVIEKVIQGGDSLIPEENGYVLSLQEKHPLKERLKVGMPLSFSIEALPQIDQESQGQWNQFDYIVGGCPLLIHHGSKLMDFQLEQANKSFLIGKCARTAVGILPNGNWVFVVVDKTGLFDGMTIYELSHFMEKLGCVDALNLDGGGSSTMVYEGQVKNTPRGDQDEANGQKKLRPISDAILILPQKY; encoded by the coding sequence ATGAAAGGAAGGTGGGTTCTCCTTTTTTTTCTCCCTCTTATATCTCTTTTTTCAAGAGAGGGACTTGAGTATCAACATATTGAAATTCCCCTTTCTTCTTCCGCTCTGAGTTTTATATTGGGATCTCAGTCGGTTCATATCATCAAGGTCAATCCCGATCTTTATCAGATCAATCCTGCAAAGGCTTTGGGTAGGCAAACGGCTTTATCAATCAGCCGGCGTTTGGGAGCTTGGGCGGCTGTCAATGGGGGTTTTTTTAAAATAGGAGGGGCTGTTGACGGACTGGCTGCGGGTGCATTAAAGATCGGTGAGTGGTATGCCCTTCCTTCTAAGCCAAGGGGCGCTATCGGCTGGTCGTCAAAAAGGCAAAAGCCACGGATTGATTGTCTTTTAGCGACAGCACAAGTGTGCTCAGAAAAAATGGTGGTTCCTATCGATGGGCTCAATCGGCCTCGAAAAGAGGGGGAAGCTATCCTTTTCAACTCCCGTTATCACCAAACAACGCTTACCGATCGAGATGGAGAAGAACTTGTCATAGTCAATGGAGTTATTGAGAAGGTGATTCAAGGAGGCGATTCGCTTATCCCCGAAGAGAATGGGTATGTGCTCTCTCTTCAGGAGAAACACCCTCTTAAAGAACGGTTAAAAGTGGGAATGCCCCTCTCTTTTTCTATAGAAGCGCTCCCACAGATCGATCAAGAGTCTCAAGGACAATGGAATCAATTTGATTACATTGTCGGGGGCTGTCCTCTTCTAATCCATCACGGTTCGAAATTAATGGACTTTCAACTTGAACAGGCAAACAAGTCTTTTCTCATCGGGAAATGTGCGAGAACAGCCGTAGGCATTTTGCCAAATGGAAATTGGGTTTTTGTTGTTGTAGATAAAACAGGCCTTTTTGATGGGATGACAATCTATGAATTGAGCCATTTTATGGAGAAGCTCGGTTGTGTCGATGCCCTCAATTTAGATGGAGGTGGGAGTTCAACTATGGTTTATGAAGGCCAGGTTAAAAACACTCCGCGTGGCGATCAAGATGAGGCCAATGGACAAAAAAAACTCCGACCCATTTCGGATGCCATTCTTATCTTGCCTCAAAAGTATTAA
- a CDS encoding autotransporter domain-containing protein codes for MNLFAGSASWIQDGGNWSDTNSWNPNTVPNNSSDVATFTDATGSFASANVDSTFSVASLNFTTALSFTLNSGTLNVYNSITVDEATGGANCNTTLFLPNDISIVTDAEFSCNSITGSGGITKTGADVLRVAGTCTYGGTTFINEGIFRSGAEDSFSHSSAIVLANVAGVELNNQGIPNTILSLSGGGSLGGNVTFDNVDAGSLTLGDSNNTTYAGVISGRGEIIKIGTGVFTMTGANTYTEGVTVNAGLLNIQNNTALGSGSASVASGAQLQVQGGITAANALTLNGTGGGTGALANVSGSNTYSGAITLGSATTIGSTSGTLTLSNANAISGTQDLTFVGEGNTTVSGIIATSTGTLTKSGSGTLVLSGANTYSGATSLTAGVLNIQNNTALGSGSVTVQLGVVPQLQLQGGITVANALTLNGESDGSGSFLNVSDSNIWSGAITLGSATTIGSTSGTLTLSNANAISGTQDLTFVGEGNTTVSGIIATSTGTLTKSGGGTLVLSGANTYSGATSLSAGLLNIQNNTALGSGSASVTSGAQLQVQGGITAANAMTLNGEGDGSGALLNVSGSNTCSGAMTLGSATTIGSTSGTLTLSNANAISGTQDLTFVGDGNTTVSGIIATSTGALTKSGFGTLVLSGMNTYTGKTTVSGGRLSVNGQVLGGVTINSGGTLGGAGTVYGGGTIFGKLSPGNSIGTLTFDTSGGDLILDSGSTTNIEIDPTDSSKIVITGGGSVTLGGTVNVIQNAGTYPESKQYSILEGAYTGEFNSTITGGLAGAQFQLSYMSNIVYLLLGATPVSSEISTNHLSGNALVIANNLNQNGSSSTLSLLTSLTESQLPGALNRISPARNAFGSFIAQQTAFSLSQIVMGHLDAFRIGGNASLENAFTTALVADASGYVGISDKSRQSEHRVSAWISGFGEYAHEKASLQNPSFNYLSEGVLIGVDYHENRNLIGGSLGYAHTHYTEDNHFGHGNINAYVAGIYANIFARNFYFSPVIWGIFDEINNTREISFPEFFGKAKANIFAWQLVPHLEVGYDASFSWGNILPFSSVDWAITWQRGYEERGAAPFNATSEAESFSMVQSETGLKFCEKWEYDWGTFFLREKASYIFEKPFGTGSVKTAFIGTPGTFTVQAVNQNLNLGAIGLDFLFVIGKQQPVKVDLAYEGEFGSRYWSNQLNLTVRKDF; via the coding sequence ATGAATCTGTTTGCCGGTTCTGCCAGTTGGATTCAAGATGGGGGGAATTGGTCTGATACAAACAGCTGGAATCCCAATACAGTTCCAAATAATTCTAGTGATGTTGCAACGTTTACCGATGCAACCGGTAGTTTTGCTAGTGCCAACGTCGATTCGACTTTTAGTGTAGCCAGCTTAAATTTTACTACGGCACTCAGTTTTACTCTAAATAGCGGAACATTAAATGTTTACAATTCTATTACCGTAGATGAAGCAACAGGTGGTGCTAATTGCAATACAACTCTGTTTCTTCCAAATGATATTTCGATTGTGACCGATGCCGAATTTAGTTGTAATTCAATCACAGGTTCCGGAGGGATCACTAAAACAGGGGCAGATGTATTGCGTGTAGCCGGTACTTGTACTTATGGTGGCACAACATTTATAAATGAGGGTATTTTTCGATCGGGAGCTGAAGATTCTTTTTCTCACAGTTCGGCAATTGTCCTTGCGAATGTCGCTGGGGTTGAACTTAATAACCAAGGGATCCCTAATACGATTTTGAGTCTATCCGGAGGGGGAAGTTTAGGTGGGAATGTAACTTTTGATAATGTAGATGCAGGTTCTTTGACTTTGGGAGACTCCAATAATACAACATATGCAGGAGTAATTTCCGGTCGTGGTGAGATCATTAAAATAGGAACGGGTGTTTTCACCATGACCGGGGCCAATACCTATACAGAAGGGGTCACTGTAAACGCAGGTCTATTGAATATTCAAAATAACACGGCTTTGGGCAGTGGTTCTGCTTCGGTTGCAAGTGGCGCACAATTACAAGTGCAAGGGGGGATTACAGCTGCGAATGCCTTGACATTGAATGGAACAGGTGGTGGAACCGGCGCTCTTGCGAACGTTTCGGGTAGCAATACTTATAGCGGAGCAATCACTCTTGGCTCTGCCACAACGATTGGATCGACTTCCGGTACTTTAACGCTAAGTAACGCAAATGCCATCAGCGGCACGCAGGATTTAACATTTGTGGGGGAGGGCAACACAACAGTCAGCGGGATCATTGCCACATCAACCGGAACACTGACAAAAAGCGGAAGCGGCACATTGGTCTTATCGGGGGCAAATACGTATAGTGGCGCAACGAGTTTAACTGCGGGCGTATTGAATATTCAAAATAATACGGCTTTGGGCAGTGGGTCCGTTACGGTTCAACTCGGAGTAGTGCCTCAACTTCAGTTGCAAGGAGGAATCACTGTTGCAAATGCCTTGACATTGAATGGAGAAAGCGATGGAAGCGGTTCTTTTCTTAACGTTTCAGACAGCAATATTTGGAGTGGGGCAATCACTCTTGGCTCCGCTACAACGATTGGATCGACTTCCGGTACTTTAACGCTAAGTAATGCAAATGCCATCAGCGGCACGCAGGATTTAACCTTTGTGGGGGAGGGCAATACAACGGTTAGCGGGATCATTGCTACATCAACCGGAACGCTGACAAAAAGCGGGGGTGGCACATTGGTCTTATCGGGGGCAAATACGTATAGTGGCGCAACGAGTTTAAGCGCAGGTCTATTGAATATTCAAAATAACACGGCTTTGGGCAGTGGTTCTGCTTCAGTGACAAGTGGCGCGCAATTACAAGTGCAAGGGGGGATTACGGCTGCGAATGCAATGACATTGAATGGAGAAGGCGATGGAAGCGGCGCTCTTCTCAACGTTTCGGGTAGCAACACTTGCAGCGGGGCAATGACGCTTGGCTCCGCCACAACGATTGGATCGACTTCCGGCACTTTAACGCTAAGTAACGCAAATGCCATCAGCGGCACGCAGGATTTAACATTTGTGGGGGATGGTAATACAACCGTTAGTGGGATCATTGCTACATCAACAGGAGCCTTAACGAAGAGTGGATTTGGCACGTTGGTCTTATCGGGAATGAACACATACACCGGAAAAACGACGGTATCCGGTGGAAGGCTCTCTGTTAATGGACAGGTTTTAGGGGGCGTTACGATTAATTCAGGGGGAACTCTTGGGGGAGCGGGAACAGTTTATGGAGGGGGAACTATTTTTGGAAAGCTCTCTCCCGGAAATTCGATCGGGACTCTCACTTTTGATACATCGGGAGGGGATCTGATTTTAGATAGCGGGTCTACTACAAATATTGAAATCGATCCAACAGATAGTTCTAAGATTGTGATTACAGGCGGTGGCAGTGTGACTCTTGGGGGGACTGTGAATGTGATTCAAAATGCAGGCACCTATCCCGAAAGTAAACAATATTCGATTCTAGAGGGGGCATACACAGGGGAATTTAATTCAACCATTACGGGAGGCCTTGCCGGAGCTCAGTTTCAGCTATCCTATATGTCTAATATTGTATATCTCCTCTTAGGGGCAACTCCGGTTTCTTCCGAGATCTCGACCAATCATCTTTCCGGCAATGCCCTTGTCATTGCAAACAATCTCAACCAAAATGGATCGTCTTCGACACTCTCTCTTTTGACAAGTCTAACGGAGAGTCAATTGCCGGGAGCACTGAATCGCATTTCTCCGGCTAGAAATGCTTTTGGATCCTTTATCGCGCAGCAAACGGCATTTTCTTTAAGTCAAATTGTCATGGGGCATTTGGATGCTTTTCGCATTGGAGGAAATGCTTCTTTGGAAAATGCTTTTACGACAGCCTTAGTTGCCGATGCATCGGGATATGTCGGGATATCTGATAAGAGTCGGCAATCTGAGCATAGGGTGTCTGCCTGGATTTCGGGTTTTGGTGAATATGCTCATGAGAAAGCCTCGCTGCAGAATCCTTCCTTTAATTACTTGTCTGAAGGTGTGCTTATAGGGGTTGATTATCATGAGAATAGAAACCTGATCGGAGGTTCTTTAGGCTACGCTCATACGCACTATACTGAAGACAATCATTTTGGACATGGCAATATCAACGCTTATGTTGCCGGCATCTACGCAAACATTTTTGCGAGAAACTTTTATTTTTCTCCCGTTATTTGGGGAATATTTGATGAAATCAACAATACGCGAGAGATTTCTTTTCCCGAATTCTTCGGAAAAGCAAAGGCAAATATTTTTGCTTGGCAACTGGTCCCTCATTTAGAAGTTGGGTATGATGCTTCTTTTTCTTGGGGGAATATCCTTCCTTTTTCCTCCGTAGATTGGGCAATTACTTGGCAAAGGGGGTATGAAGAGCGAGGCGCAGCCCCTTTCAACGCGACGAGTGAGGCAGAAAGTTTCTCCATGGTGCAGAGTGAAACGGGATTGAAATTTTGTGAGAAATGGGAATACGATTGGGGCACTTTTTTCTTGAGAGAGAAAGCGAGTTATATTTTTGAAAAGCCTTTTGGTACAGGCTCTGTTAAGACGGCCTTTATAGGAACACCCGGTACGTTTACGGTACAAGCAGTCAATCAAAATCTCAATTTAGGGGCGATAGGCTTGGACTTTCTTTTTGTTATTGGCAAGCAACAACCGGTTAAGGTTGATTTAGCCTACGAAGGGGAATTCGGATCTCGATACTGGTCTAATCAGTTGAACTTAACTGTTAGGAAAGACTTTTAA
- a CDS encoding DUF1697 domain-containing protein, with the protein MGSKQITYVAFLRAINVGGNSILLMSELKALCEKLGFENVRTYIQSGNVIFDSGLSEEILREQLETALDKKMGKHIVTTIRTLDELIYILKKNPFSKEPPAKVGVLFFTHPIQNDFLSCISTSTGEEVKVNKREAYIYYPNGMGRSKLKIPKQRDEGTMRNINTIQKIVEI; encoded by the coding sequence ATGGGTTCAAAACAAATAACATATGTAGCATTTCTCCGCGCCATCAATGTCGGTGGCAATTCAATACTGCTCATGAGCGAATTAAAGGCGCTTTGCGAAAAATTAGGCTTTGAAAATGTGCGTACATACATCCAGAGCGGTAATGTCATATTTGATAGCGGGCTTTCAGAGGAGATCCTTAGGGAACAACTCGAAACAGCACTTGATAAAAAAATGGGTAAGCATATTGTCACGACCATACGTACCCTTGATGAACTCATCTACATCCTTAAAAAGAATCCGTTTTCAAAAGAGCCACCTGCAAAAGTCGGTGTGTTGTTTTTTACACACCCCATTCAAAATGATTTTTTATCTTGTATTTCAACCTCGACAGGTGAAGAAGTAAAAGTTAATAAACGAGAAGCCTATATCTACTACCCTAACGGTATGGGTCGCTCAAAACTAAAAATCCCCAAACAAAGGGATGAAGGGACGATGCGCAATATCAATACAATTCAAAAAATAGTTGAGATATAA
- a CDS encoding autotransporter domain-containing protein — MIRITGLGNQWMKIALVAHTVLISMSLWADSTWTGTSSSDMQSPSNWAGGVPTDSTAIFNGNGANSPLSNQDAGPLLTFDQCQFTDDTQVSVITDLSVSGVAGVNVDSDITATFEIYEHHPLEYDPANVTIEAGPAGDGGGTVLYNLKGYGELQTYSGASGPTIINVAMTEGNNYFEVNAAGINTFNNVSSDDSTDEIRIETDATLNIKSSGTNTIDGVISGGGSLTKGNTGTLIITNTNTLSGANEVTGGILILNGTLPGNMTVGADGTLKGTGSVGGDLDVSGTLAPGNSIGTLSSGPVSFDSGSTFVVEMGPSAATLLDVTGTATLDGTISITQNSGTYAQSGQYTIIRTTGGISGSFDTVSITALPNFNLSLSQGSHNLLLNYQFNIPISTTNNLSGNSLILANYFNANGTTEMVSELGNLSGSALEEALEALSPSRNAFGSYVGIQTAFSLGGQLASHLDCYRFAPRRSDRAHFMASLIADTSETPPPPPFVDHQWTLWVAGYGNYAHLSAIDQNPSFNMSSGAVLIGCDHAWENRNVVGGALSYVRSHFDEDQDMGKGNINSYLLALYGNVFAGHFYFSPALWGALNQTDNTRNISFPGFSKKASADITDWQLIPHLEVGYEWGYSWCSIVPFTALDWAISWQKGYTETGASPFNASQTANNSSMVRSETGLKFGQEWERNWGIFSLREKVSYVFEKPFGVGTVQTSFVGAPGSFTVVAVDQVLNLGALGLDFIFFLEKDRSLMVDLSYGGEFGANYWSNALKLTVSKRF; from the coding sequence ATGATTAGAATTACTGGACTCGGAAATCAATGGATGAAAATCGCGCTGGTTGCGCATACCGTACTTATTTCTATGTCCCTTTGGGCAGACAGTACTTGGACCGGTACATCCTCTTCCGATATGCAAAGTCCTAGCAACTGGGCGGGTGGTGTTCCAACCGATAGCACGGCCATATTTAATGGGAATGGTGCCAATAGTCCTCTTTCAAATCAAGACGCCGGTCCCTTGTTGACATTTGATCAATGTCAATTTACGGATGACACTCAAGTTTCTGTCATTACTGATCTTAGCGTATCCGGTGTAGCCGGTGTTAATGTCGATTCGGATATTACGGCAACCTTTGAGATTTATGAACATCATCCCCTAGAATATGATCCGGCAAATGTGACAATTGAAGCAGGCCCTGCCGGGGATGGAGGGGGAACCGTTCTTTATAATCTAAAAGGATATGGAGAACTTCAAACGTATTCCGGCGCTTCCGGCCCAACAATTATTAACGTTGCAATGACTGAGGGAAATAACTATTTTGAGGTGAATGCCGCAGGAATTAATACATTCAATAATGTGAGTTCAGATGACTCCACTGATGAAATTCGTATTGAGACAGATGCGACTCTAAACATCAAAAGTTCGGGAACAAATACCATTGACGGAGTGATTTCCGGGGGAGGCTCTTTAACAAAAGGCAATACGGGAACACTAATCATCACAAATACAAATACACTGAGCGGTGCTAATGAGGTGACGGGGGGGATTTTAATCCTGAATGGCACACTTCCGGGTAATATGACCGTTGGCGCAGACGGGACTCTTAAGGGAACCGGTTCGGTAGGAGGAGATCTTGATGTGTCCGGAACACTTGCTCCGGGCAATTCAATCGGCACGTTATCAAGTGGCCCTGTTAGCTTTGACTCAGGTTCTACATTTGTTGTCGAAATGGGTCCCTCTGCAGCGACTCTCTTAGACGTGACGGGAACGGCAACCCTAGATGGGACGATCTCGATCACTCAAAATTCCGGAACTTATGCACAAAGTGGCCAATATACGATTATTAGAACAACCGGAGGAATCAGCGGTTCTTTTGACACGGTTTCAATTACGGCGCTCCCCAATTTCAATCTATCGCTCTCTCAAGGATCTCACAATCTTTTGCTCAACTATCAGTTTAATATTCCCATTTCAACAACAAACAACCTTTCGGGCAATTCTTTAATCTTAGCAAACTATTTCAATGCGAATGGAACAACTGAAATGGTCAGTGAATTAGGTAATTTATCCGGAAGCGCTTTGGAAGAAGCGCTCGAAGCGCTCTCTCCTTCTAGAAATGCGTTTGGCTCTTATGTAGGCATTCAGACGGCATTTTCTCTTGGCGGACAGCTCGCTTCACACCTCGATTGCTACCGATTTGCTCCCCGTCGCTCCGATCGCGCTCATTTTATGGCATCACTTATAGCTGATACCTCTGAAACGCCTCCTCCACCTCCCTTTGTCGACCATCAATGGACCCTTTGGGTTGCCGGCTATGGAAATTATGCTCACCTTTCGGCAATTGATCAAAATCCCTCCTTTAATATGAGCTCGGGAGCGGTGCTCATTGGCTGTGATCATGCATGGGAAAATAGGAATGTTGTCGGGGGCGCACTCTCCTATGTCCGTTCTCACTTTGACGAAGATCAAGATATGGGTAAAGGGAACATTAACTCTTATCTTTTGGCTCTTTACGGGAATGTTTTTGCAGGTCATTTCTATTTTTCACCTGCACTCTGGGGGGCATTAAATCAGACCGACAATACGAGAAATATTTCATTTCCGGGATTTTCTAAAAAAGCGTCTGCCGATATTACCGATTGGCAGCTGATTCCTCATTTAGAGGTGGGATATGAGTGGGGATATTCATGGTGTAGCATTGTTCCATTTACTGCACTTGATTGGGCGATCTCTTGGCAGAAAGGGTATACTGAGACCGGCGCATCTCCTTTTAATGCTTCTCAAACTGCCAATAATAGTTCAATGGTGCGTAGTGAAACGGGACTCAAGTTTGGTCAAGAATGGGAACGGAATTGGGGGATTTTTTCACTTAGAGAAAAAGTTTCATATGTCTTTGAAAAACCATTTGGAGTGGGAACCGTTCAAACCTCTTTTGTAGGAGCGCCGGGATCTTTTACGGTGGTGGCAGTTGATCAGGTTCTAAATCTGGGAGCGCTTGGCTTAGACTTTATTTTCTTCTTAGAAAAAGATCGCTCTTTGATGGTTGATCTCAGCTATGGAGGGGAATTCGGAGCTAATTATTGGTCGAATGCTTTGAAACTGACTGTGAGCAAACGCTTTTGA